The Candidatus Mancarchaeum acidiphilum sequence TTTAATGAGACCAAAACCTATATTGAACTGTTGTCTGATGAACCTGATTTATATGTAAAAGGAATATGCTACAGGATACCGGGGCTGGAATTGTCAAAAGCGGCCACTGGCCCTTCAAAAGGAAATTTCCGGATTGGTTCATTCTTGAAGGTAAATCTCGATTCGAGAGAGGTCTTAAAAACCAGCCACGGCATATTTGAGGACTGTTTTAATCTTGGTATAGAGAAAGGGACTTTTGGTATATTGTTTTTGCCGGCTAAAGACCAAGAAATAGAGTACAGTAGCAAGGAGATTGAGAATTCCCTTACTTCCATAGAAACAAAAGAGACCAGTTCAATCAATTCAAGAATAGCAGGTTATAACTCTTCTTATTCTACGCAACATGACGTATTTTACAATTCAGATGATAAAATAGTATTGGGTTATATATTAAATTCCATAAATAAAGCATTACTTAAAGGAAGTGCTGTCTATAAGACCTTATTCTTTACCGATGTGGAAAACCCTTACATCAATAATTATCTGCACAGCAAATTTTTAATTTTGGAGAGCGGCCTTGTATACAATTATGGCATATCGGATATTGCTGAATACCTATCAAAGTCTAAGCAAATCATCTTAGGCAGCAATGAACTGGGATATCTGCTGGATTTTGAAGGCATCCATAGGGTAAACCATATTATTGAAACGGGAAACTTTCCATCTAAAGGGGACATCGGAATAGGGACAATCATGAAACATGCGGTGTTGGATTCTAATAGGGGCCTGTATTTAGATAGGTCCATTTTGAATCTTGGCGTATTGATTTCTGGCCTTCCTGGAACTGGCAAAACTCATGAGTCTATGGCTATTGTCGAGCAGGTCATCAAGTTAGGTATTCCAACAGTGGTAATCTCTTCTACCAAAGAATGGGATAATTTCGCTTACGACAACAATTTATACTGCGTGAGACTGCTAAATGATAAATCACCAATTAATTTCTTCAGCTGTCCTGACAAATCAAATAGGGACAAGTTTTGGAGGGATCTTGCAATGCTTTTGGCTTCGGCTTCTGACGCGGGACCATATAGGAGGCCTTTGGAAAAATGCCTGATTGATGCTTTTAGGAGGATATATAAATCAACTGGGAGCCCTAGCCCTGCCGATGTTATAGAAGAGACAATAAAATCAATAATAGATATGCATGGGAAGAGGACAAATACCGGAGTCAAATACACAAAGCATGGTGAAAATATAAAAGCGGCGCTTGAGAACCTTATAGATTTGCTAAGCAACGCGGAATATTCATCCGAATTTGGAATCAAGTTTGAAGATATGCTTGGCAAAGGGGCAGTTTTCGACGCATCAGAAGCTGGATCCAATATGAAGAAGCTTGTTTATTCATTGATACTGAACCAATTCTACTCTATAATCTCGTCTACGGATGAATCTGGGGACAATAGCTTAAGGATGCTCCTTGTAGTAGAGGAAGCAGAATTAGTTTTCAAGGACGATGATTCTCCGGCTGTGGAAGACATGAGGACAAGAATACAGGATTTCAGGAAAAAGGGCATAGGATTAATATTCATAACACATGGCGCTTTGGAGATAGATTCGGATTTAAGGAGGCTGCTACAGATAAAGCTTTATTTTAGGCAATCTTCAGATATGGCCATTTATGCGGTCAAGGACCTCCTTTCGGATATTGATAATGATAGGCTTGTATCGAAGATAAAGCATATGCCTTCAGGAGTGTTTGGGCTAAGCTCAATTTCAAAAGACGGATATCATAGATATCCCATGGACTTGTTGTTCCTCAAATCCCTGTTTTACAATTATGCAGGAAAGCGGGACAGGGATCTTATAAAGGGTTACTTAAAATCAAATAGTATACCAATTCCAGAGGAGATATACGAAAATCTAGTATTTAGCGGTTATCCGGAATTAAATACAGCTGATTCCCAATCGGAAAAGAATTACAAGATTCTGCAGCGTATAAGCAAGCTTGTTCTGAAATACATGGGCAACAAAGTTTATGAGGTGCCGTTTGACAAACTTGAATATGGATTTAATCTAATCAAGGACAGGGTATACGATTTAGAGTTGTCAACTGAAAACGATGTTTGCCTGCTGCATCTTGCAATAAAGCCGTCGGGAATTGGGATGAAGATTGGATTTACTTTAAGGCATGGTAAATTGGGGATAGTTGAGAATTGAATAAGTGCCTGTGTACTTATAAGCGCCTTTGCTTAAGCAGATCTGTTAGTATCTTGCTATTTTTTACCCATTCCGAGACATTGATGTCCAATTTTTCATTTATATAACGGAACATTTCAGAATAGCTGTCAAGTTCTACAGGTTTTGTCTCAAGAGTCTGCTTTACATGCTCGCGGACATTCCACACGCCTACGGGCAGAGTATACCCCTCGTGTACTTCACGCAATATCAATACAGACGCTTGCTTCTTCATAGTCTTTAGTTTTTCCCCAACCTCCAGCCTCGCAGCATAATAGCAGCCTCCAATTTCCGCGTATTTCTTCCTTCCCCTATAACCCTCATATGATGAATATATGGAGATTTCGTTAGAATTCACATTCCAAGTTGTTTTTGGATAAAACGCTTCGATCGATTCATATTCCCAATTGCTCGGCATGAATACTATCAGCCACCTGTTGTCCAAAGCAACGTTGTAGAATAACTTTATGTTATCTATCTTTTCATTGCCCTTCACTTCTTCACGCAATGATTTTGATATTAAGTCGTCAACCATTGTTATGCTCCAGCGGGTCGGGACGAATTTCCTGTTTGACTTCAAGCCAAATAATCCTGCCGAAACCCCTTTTTGAATTCTATAAACGTCTACCTTGTTTTTATAAAGCTCTTTAACTGCTGTTCCCGCATTGGCGTCATAATCGGAGTATAATCTCTCTATATCCCTATTTGACCTTGAATTAGACACCATCATGTCCTTTATCTTTACGGTAGGTCCAAAAGGGCTTAGATCCGCATCAAGCTTTGGCCTTACCAATGGCTTGCCTATGAAGTTTATATCAGAATCAGCAGGCTTGTCTGATAATGCAAGATCCCTAACCTCCTCCTCAACCCTGCCATTCTCGACATCATGTATATTGCTGATATGCATTCCCCTTACAAGCTGCAATCTCATCTGTATTATTTTCTCTATTGGCAGGCCTTTCCATAAAGATGGGTTCGCCAACATCGAAGAGTCTTTCATGAATGGCGAGATCATTGGTCCTATAAACACCTTAGGGTAGCCAAATCTGCCTATAAATATTTCTGTTGGGGAAGATCCACTGACATAATCCTTGTCAAGTATACTGCTATACTGGTTCCTATAGTAACTTGAAATTATAGACGGGTTCTTCATATTCCTATATACTTCCATTGACCTCCTTACCTTTACCACAGGATTGTTAAAAGAAAGCGAATTTATCAATTTGTTGAGGTCCTCCATTTTATCATTTGGCCAAATTTACTTATGATTTTTAAACTTATTTACCTTAATCATAATAGGTAATATGCAAACAAATATTTTAATTGATAGGCTTAATAAGATTTTTAGATCGACGGATCTTGATGCAATACTTCTGTTTAACGTAAATTCACCATTCATAGATAGCAATTTCTACTACTTGACAGACTTTAATAGTGGGATATTTGAAAGATCGTTTGCAATCGCATTCAAAGATCATGTAATAGTAGGCACTTCGGATTTGGAATATGAAAATGCTTGCATAGGATCAAACGACCATATCAGCGTATACCGTATAAATACCACCAGCGAGGTAGATAACTTCCTTAGCAGAAATTTGAAAGATCTTAAGGTGGGGTATAATGAGAATTTCCTTCCATATATTTATTACCAGAAATTTAAGAAGTACGCAAAATTCAATAAACTGTTCAATGCATCAAAATATTTATACGAGGCAAGGAATATCAAGGATAAATATGAAATAGAAAAGATAAAAAAAGCGGTTGATATAAGCAAGAAGAGCTTGGATGAGATACAGTATTACTTTAAGAAAGGGGTTACTGAAAAGGAATTGGCGGCCCAATTCAATTACCTGCAACTTAAAAATGGTGCGGACAAGAATTCTTTTGGGACCATAGTTGCATTTGACAAGAACACCGCTCTCCCCCACCATTCACCGGATAATACAAAATTAAAGGATAATGCTGTTGTTCTCTTGGATGTTGGATCGAAGTGGAAGAATTACTGTTCCGATCTGACCCGGACCTTCTTCTTTAAGCCTCAAAAGAGGTCCTTGAAGTACAAAAAGATGGCGGACATATATGATACAGTGGAAAAAGCGCAGGTGCTTGGATTGGGCTTGATTAAGGATGGGGTTGATGGCAAGAATGTATTTGAAGAGGTAACCAAATTCATAAATACTGCCAATGGTGGCATTTATAAGGGCAAATTCATACATTCCCTTGGACATATGATAGGCATAGATGTACATGATGCAGGAGCTGCGGCACTATCCTATAGGAGTGTAAAGCTTCAAAATGGGATGGTACTCAGTGATGAACCTGGAATTTATATTTATGGTTTTGGAGGGGTAAGGATAGAAGATGATGTATTAATAGATGGCGGTAGGGGAGTATTCCTCTGAATCTGCATTCTCTTGGATGATGATCTATGATATTAGGAATTGAGAGCAGCGCACATACATTGGGGGTTGGAATAGTAGACAATGGAAAGATATTGGCCAATTCAAAAAAGATGTACGATATAAAGAATTCCGGGATGATCCCTGCAAAGGTCGCTGATTTCCATGCAGAAAATGTTTACGAAGTCATAGAGTCGGCACTTGAATCTGCCGGCATAAATATCAATCAACTGGATGGGATAGGTTATACAAAAGGCCCTGGGATAGGGCCGTGCCTGCATGTAGGGCAACTGGCAGCTTTGTATCTTGCGTACAAGCTAAAGCTACCTATTTACCCAGTAAACCATGCAATTGGCCACATTGAGGTAACCAAGCACTTGGCTGGGTTCAAGGATCCACTGGCACTATATGTAAGCGGAGGCAATTCTCAGGTGCTTGGAATAGTGGGCAAACCTAGAAAACATTACCATGTATATGGAGAAACTCTTGATATAGGGGTTGGAAATATG is a genomic window containing:
- a CDS encoding ATP-binding protein gives rise to the protein MVNARFSVDSVPDNGIDASLFFDAVKGIPFAMVFDFNETKTYIELLSDEPDLYVKGICYRIPGLELSKAATGPSKGNFRIGSFLKVNLDSREVLKTSHGIFEDCFNLGIEKGTFGILFLPAKDQEIEYSSKEIENSLTSIETKETSSINSRIAGYNSSYSTQHDVFYNSDDKIVLGYILNSINKALLKGSAVYKTLFFTDVENPYINNYLHSKFLILESGLVYNYGISDIAEYLSKSKQIILGSNELGYLLDFEGIHRVNHIIETGNFPSKGDIGIGTIMKHAVLDSNRGLYLDRSILNLGVLISGLPGTGKTHESMAIVEQVIKLGIPTVVISSTKEWDNFAYDNNLYCVRLLNDKSPINFFSCPDKSNRDKFWRDLAMLLASASDAGPYRRPLEKCLIDAFRRIYKSTGSPSPADVIEETIKSIIDMHGKRTNTGVKYTKHGENIKAALENLIDLLSNAEYSSEFGIKFEDMLGKGAVFDASEAGSNMKKLVYSLILNQFYSIISSTDESGDNSLRMLLVVEEAELVFKDDDSPAVEDMRTRIQDFRKKGIGLIFITHGALEIDSDLRRLLQIKLYFRQSSDMAIYAVKDLLSDIDNDRLVSKIKHMPSGVFGLSSISKDGYHRYPMDLLFLKSLFYNYAGKRDRDLIKGYLKSNSIPIPEEIYENLVFSGYPELNTADSQSEKNYKILQRISKLVLKYMGNKVYEVPFDKLEYGFNLIKDRVYDLELSTENDVCLLHLAIKPSGIGMKIGFTLRHGKLGIVEN
- a CDS encoding Nre family DNA repair protein, with amino-acid sequence MEDLNKLINSLSFNNPVVKVRRSMEVYRNMKNPSIISSYYRNQYSSILDKDYVSGSSPTEIFIGRFGYPKVFIGPMISPFMKDSSMLANPSLWKGLPIEKIIQMRLQLVRGMHISNIHDVENGRVEEEVRDLALSDKPADSDINFIGKPLVRPKLDADLSPFGPTVKIKDMMVSNSRSNRDIERLYSDYDANAGTAVKELYKNKVDVYRIQKGVSAGLFGLKSNRKFVPTRWSITMVDDLISKSLREEVKGNEKIDNIKLFYNVALDNRWLIVFMPSNWEYESIEAFYPKTTWNVNSNEISIYSSYEGYRGRKKYAEIGGCYYAARLEVGEKLKTMKKQASVLILREVHEGYTLPVGVWNVREHVKQTLETKPVELDSYSEMFRYINEKLDINVSEWVKNSKILTDLLKQRRL
- a CDS encoding M24 family metallopeptidase, translating into MQTNILIDRLNKIFRSTDLDAILLFNVNSPFIDSNFYYLTDFNSGIFERSFAIAFKDHVIVGTSDLEYENACIGSNDHISVYRINTTSEVDNFLSRNLKDLKVGYNENFLPYIYYQKFKKYAKFNKLFNASKYLYEARNIKDKYEIEKIKKAVDISKKSLDEIQYYFKKGVTEKELAAQFNYLQLKNGADKNSFGTIVAFDKNTALPHHSPDNTKLKDNAVVLLDVGSKWKNYCSDLTRTFFFKPQKRSLKYKKMADIYDTVEKAQVLGLGLIKDGVDGKNVFEEVTKFINTANGGIYKGKFIHSLGHMIGIDVHDAGAAALSYRSVKLQNGMVLSDEPGIYIYGFGGVRIEDDVLIDGGRGVFL